One stretch of Tachysurus fulvidraco isolate hzauxx_2018 chromosome 12, HZAU_PFXX_2.0, whole genome shotgun sequence DNA includes these proteins:
- the LOC125145988 gene encoding uncharacterized protein LOC125145988, whose product MKTPDLDTDNVSTPSNNCKLQRKRSESPTHSCISMKSDESMDHPLKFKDGASSLLHSDLQKTGNRTEMKITDTGYDPESAGGNEFQKKFKLNLMKKFQCLNGVIINLGTQTLLNEIYTELYITEGDSGQVNNEHEVRQMEAASRRRTTEETPIKCNDIFKPLSEQDKPIRTVLTNTSSKQDKPIRTVLTKGVAGIGKTVCAEVHCGLG is encoded by the exons ATGAAGACTCCTGATCTGGACACAGATAATGTTTCTACACCATCAAACAACTG taaactccagagaaagagatcagaatcaccaacacacagctgtatctccatgaagagtgatgaGTCTATGGATCATCCTCTGAAGTTTAAAGATGGAGCAtcatcacttctacacag TGATCTACAGAAGAcaggaaacagaacagaaatgaagaTCACAGATACAGG GTACGACCCAGAATCTGCTGGTGGAAATGAATTCCAgaaaaagttcaaattaaatctgatgaagaagtttcagtgtttgaatggAGTGATAATAAACCTGGGAACCCAAACActcctgaatgagatctacacagagctctacatcacagagggagacagtggacaagtcaataatgaacatgaggtgagacagatggaggcagcatccaggagaagaacaacagaggaaacaccaatcaaatgtaatgacatctttaagcctttatctgaacaagacaaacccatcagaactgtgctgacaaatacatcatctaaacaagacaaacccatcagaactgtgctgacaaaggGAGTCGCTGGCATCGGAAAAACcgtctgtgcagaagttcattgtggactgggctga